A region of Parafrankia discariae DNA encodes the following proteins:
- a CDS encoding WD40 repeat domain-containing protein has product MISWDHTVRLWNVTDLRRPVSITTLTDQVDGAADIAFNPTSTILAIPDKTGGVQLWDTEDPHYPKILSQSIRIPSPIRGLAFDPDGTILATSGDDRAIRLWDISRPQQPQLLATFTGSHEGIVRRISFNPKRKIFATGSDDKSVRLWTADPDQIAERACASPTGQITQDEWRRYLPNITYQSVCPQS; this is encoded by the coding sequence TTGATCAGCTGGGACCACACCGTGCGACTCTGGAACGTCACCGACCTTCGCCGACCAGTATCTATCACCACTCTCACAGACCAGGTCGACGGTGCCGCAGACATCGCATTCAACCCAACCAGCACTATTCTTGCTATTCCTGACAAAACCGGCGGAGTTCAACTCTGGGACACCGAAGACCCTCACTATCCGAAAATTCTGAGCCAATCCATTCGAATTCCTAGCCCGATACGCGGTCTCGCATTCGATCCCGACGGCACCATCCTGGCTACCAGCGGAGACGACCGTGCCATCCGGCTCTGGGACATCAGTCGACCTCAGCAACCACAGCTTTTGGCGACCTTCACCGGCAGCCATGAAGGAATCGTGCGCAGAATTTCATTCAACCCGAAAAGGAAGATTTTTGCCACGGGCAGCGACGACAAGTCCGTGCGCCTTTGGACCGCAGACCCCGACCAGATCGCGGAACGGGCATGCGCGAGCCCAACCGGGCAGATAACACAAGACGAATGGCGCCGCTATCTTCCGAACATCACATACCAATCGGTGTGCCCGCAGAGCTAG